The sequence AACGGCCCAGTAAAGAATTAGAGCCAGCAAGCCAAGTTGAAAAGCAATCGGAAACCATCCCTCAGAAAAAGCAGAAAGTCGAGAGGGAAGAAACCGTTGAAAAGAAGGAAGCTTCAGAAGGAGAAGAAGAGCAAGAATTAGAATCCACTGATCTTCTCCCGCTAGAAGGTTCCTTTACAAAAGCTGCTGATATTGGGACCTGGGTGGGGGATAAAGAGAATGGTATAGCAAATTTCAGATTAAGCTATAACGGCAAATTGATTTCTGAGGAAATTAAAAAATGGCACCTGGAAATGGGGACCCAGATCCAACAGATTGCTAATTTGAGAGGTCTAAAGAAAAATAAAACTAATTATATTCGGGCAAGAATTGATATCGTCTATAAAAAAAGACCAATCATATGAAATTATGAGAGCACCAATTCCTATCTTATTTATTAGTGGCCACTCTAATCAAAAGGCTCGACAAAAGGTTGTAACTTTACAACAAACAATAACTACTATAACAACTGACCCCCTGTATTCCAATTGACAGATATTATGATTGGGAAGATTTGGGAAAGGAAAACTATGAGCATATTTGAACCAAGCTCAAGCCTCTTTATGCTAGAATTCCTGAACATGACCTGATAAGTCTAGAATTAGTAGAGAAAGAAAAAGACTCGCTAGTTAAAAGCACTTCTCTCGCCTTTCAGTTTTGGATTCATAGCGAGGAACCCCTAATACTTTACATTTTAGGAGAATCCGCAAAAAAAGCTGATGATACGGCTCTGACTCCGACGTTCAGTGAAATAATGAGGGGAATTAAACTTTCAGAAAATGCGATACCAGAGCTATGTATATTAAATATGGTGTCCCGGAATGATTGCTGTGTCCATTGTAGCCCCCTTTTATTAGAAGCAATGGAACACCGAGATTTCTTCGACAACCTTGTATTGGAAGGATTAAAATTTCAGACAAGTGTAGAGCTAACTAAAGTTCTGCTGTATTCGGCACTCAATGAATTTAGAATAAGCAGGCCGCATGACGGTTACTTAGAAGCAATTAACATACCGCCTGATAACAAACTTCATTTTTTAATGGCTGAGAATAAAGCAAATTCATAACAATAAAATTTTTATTAGGGGAGTTTTACAATGAGATATTTATCGCTAACAATAGGATTTGTGAGTATGCTGATGAATCTAAATAGTGCCCTTAGTTCAGACGACTTCATTTCAAATTTAAGAGGATCTGAAGAAAGCAAACAAATTGCTGAGGCTATATTTGAAAAGGCAGGCCCAAATGTCGATATCAGCGCCTTGACCAAGGAAGAAAAAGAGTGGCTTTATGAAACTGAACTTCTAGATACGGTAAGGGAATTACAAAAGCATGGTTATAGTGATTCAGAAGACTTATCCAATGCTCTCGGGGAGTTAGCAGATTTTTATGACTATAAAGGCAGAGATGATCTGGCTAATGAAATGCTTAAACAGAAATCAGAACTCGACTTAAAGTGTGCTTTAATTGGTGATGAGGCAACGCTTGGCATATTTAATAGTATGATTAGAAGTAATGAGCTAAAAGATAGGTTTTTTCAAACAATTATTAATTCTTACCGAGAGAACCCTGAGACTTTTGTCGACGGTAAATATAGCTATCTTATTGAAGAAGAGGATTTTCAAGAGCATGTTTTATCCCTTGCTAAGGCTTATAAGAAGTTTTTTCCAGAGACATTAAAAATCCGCCAGCAAAATAGTGTACCGGCTATTCCTATATATGACCAAGCCCTTCAGATAGAGTTACTGGAAAGGATAAAAAAAAGAAATAACCACCGGGCAGATTAGTGGAGATTCTTGGTACTGTCGCATCTATTTTACTCAAAATAACAATCAACTAAAATAGATGCGACAGTACCTCTTTAAATGATCAGCGCAGAGAGGAAGCCGCAATTAATGCCGACAAGTTGATGAAGTTGCCAGGAAATTACCCGGTTGCTCATTTAAAGTTTAAGTATCATCAGCTTCCAACAATCGCAGAAGCATTCCTCACCCGGAAACCTACAGAATATTAAAAAATTGTATGGTTTCTGAATCAAATATCACAGATCAACCATTTTGAGGAATTATCACTATGAATAAAACATTTAAAAACTATTTATTAGTATCTTTCACAGTTCCTACTCCTTCCTTTAACATTTTTTGGGGTAATTTATAATTTTTGATGGTCATACACCGTTTTTTAAAGGGTTAGTGGAGGAGGTCCATACCTTAACCTTTATTCACGATTCTTAATAGCCCCCAGTTTTCTTTATGCTTTTATATATCAAGGGAATATTATCTTAGTTTTTACCTATCAGATTATTAATCTATATTATATAATCTATTCTAGAAATAATTTATATTTAAATAAAAAATTTTTTATAATTTACTTCATTAAATTATAAATTTCATATCCTGCTATAAATTAACTTTTTTCTGCCTAATTTAAATTAATTTTTTATCCTTCCTCCGATGGAGATATACTATGCTTCTTCCTTCTTTTAAATCTTCTCTCAATATAATTAATGTTCTCTTTTTTCTTTCTACTTTAATTCCGTCTCTCTTAGCAGCCAGTGAGGACAAGAGAGACCAAGCACCCTTATCTTCTTCTTCCCAAAAAACCTTATCTGCTTCTGCTCAGGGAGAAATGGCCTCTTTAATTACTGGTCGTTTGTGGGGAATTCGCGAACAGGAAATCGACTATCTTTTTAAAACCTGCAAAGATTTGGTCTGTATTATTGATGATAAAGGCTATTTTCAAAGACTCAATGCGCAGGGAGCGAACATTCTAGGGTGGGAAATGGCAGAACTTTTAGAAAAACCTTTTCTCGATTTAGTTCATCCTAAGCATATGATAAAGACGCGAGAGTACTTACATGGAAAACATCCGTCAGTTATGGTAAATAAGGTTCTGCGTAAGGGTGGTGGTTATTGCTGGCTCGATTGGATAGCTTTACCTGATTTGAGTGAACCTAACTCCCTAGGCCACCCCATTCTTTTGGCTCGCGATATAACTTTACAAAAAATTTCCGAGAAAAAAACCCGAAAAGCCCTTAAGATTTCGGCTCAGGGGCTAAAAGATTACAATAAGATTCTTAATACCGTGATCAGTATCCAAGCAAATTGGACTCGCGAAATACTTGGCGGTCCTCTGGAAGAAGGAAAAAGTTTACAATCGGTTTTAAAAAATTTATTACGGTTAAGCCAAAGCGAATTTGCCTTTTTAGGATATTTTAAGAATACTGCAATCAGCGCGGAGCTTTTAGATCCTATTTTTTGTCTAAGTCCTCAGGCTTCTCCTGCGATCCGAAAATTTTTTAGCAAACTTGGAAAAGAGGATCAAACATCTTTACACCCTTTTAAAGGTATGTTTGAGAGGATTTTACGGACTAACCAACAGTTTATTCAGACTAAAACGACTGCTTTAAATAAATTAGAAGTGCCGTCCTTACAAACTTTCATTGGTTTGCCTCTTTGGTGTGAAGAAAAAGTTATCGGCGTTATAGGGTTAGTTAACGCGCCTCTTGTATATTGTAGCTCTGCAGTCATGGAGCTTCAACCTTTGACTCGCTTGGCTTCACGCATAGCTCACGAGCGCCGCTTATATAAAGAAGCAGAAACTCAGCGTCTTCATTATTTCCAGGCTCTTAAAGCGGCCAGTGATGCTAAAACAAAATTTATTTCCCATATTTCTCATGAGATTCGCAACCCTTTAACTGGCATCATAGGATTGCTAGATCTCATAAGCGAAGACCCTTTAAACCCTGAGAATTCTGAATATATAAAAGGGGCTCAATCTGCTTCTTTGACCGCACTCAGTTTACTTAATGATACGTTAGATATCGCCAAGATCGAGGCTGGGCAATTTAAGCTTGAAAGTATTGAATTTAATCCGTTCCGACTGGCGCAAGAAGTTGTTCAACCTTTTTTTCTTCAAGCTAAAAAGAAAGGTATTGATTTAAATTTGATGATTGCATCAGAAATCCCAGATCATTTAACCGGCGACCCCACCCGATTGCGTCAAATTTTTTGTAATCTCCTTGGTAATGCCCTTAAATTTACAGAGCACGGTACGATTAGTGTAGCTTTAAAACCGGGCAAGAGAGATCAAGCGAGCTTGGGAGTTAATAAGAATGAGTTCATTCTATGCGGATCTGTAAAGGATACAGGTATAGGAATTTCTTTTGAGGCACAACAACACCTATTTCATCCTTTCTCACAAGCCGACACGTCAATGAGTCGCCGTTTCGGAGGAACCGGTCTAGGGCTATCTATTGTGAAGAATTTGTGTGAACTGATGGGGGGAACTATTTATATTAAAAGTCAGCCTCAAAAAGGAAGTACTTTTAAATTCCAAGTTATTCTTCATCATCCCCAACGGCTTTTTTCTCCTCCTCTTCTTGCTTCTCCAGAAAGCATTGACCTACACGATAAACGCGTGTTATTGGCAGAAGATAATCTTATAAATCAAACCGTCATTAAAACAATATTAAGCCGTAAAGGATGCTTAGTAACAGTTGTTGACAGTGGTATAAAAGCTATTGAAGCCGTTAGGCAAGGAGCCTTTGATTTAGTTCTTATGGATGGGCTAATGCCAGACATGAATGGCAGGGAAGCCACAATCCATATTCGCCGTTTGTTCTCAAAAAAAGAATTACCAATTATTGCGGTAACAGCAAGTGCTCTGCAAAAAGAGGAAGAAGAGTTTTTTGAAGCAGGTGTTAATGGATATGTGGCTAAACCTCTTCAAGCAAAAACTCTTATTTCCGAAATATCTAAATGCTTAACACTCACTTAATTTATAGGGAAATTGCCTAAAGGAATGTTTTGACGCCTCAGGGCCGATTAAGCTCTATATGCTTTTTCAGCGAATTTTCTCGGGTTTTTCTCTTTAAAATGGAAATTAAATTTATGAGTTTGGCTGTGAAATGAGAAAATATTTATTAGTCTTTGTCCTGGTGCTTATAACTCTTCTTCAAAAACTGGCCTGGTCTATATCCCCAACAGAAGAGGAAGAAAAGAAAACTGCTTTGGAAATTACTTCCGGAACTCAACTAAAAATGGTTTAGATGCATAATACTAAGGGTACTGTACTGTCGCATCTATTTTACTCAAAATAACAATCAACTAAAATAGATGCGACAGTACCAAGAATCATCCCTCTCCCTTAAGACGCCCATTCTTAATGATATCGATCATGTTCTCGAATAAATAACGAAATTAAAGGTTGGATTTCTTCGCGCCAACGACGGCCGTTAAATATACCATAATGTCCTGTCCCCAGTTGAAGATAATGAGAGCGCATCGTATCAGGTAATTTAGAACACAGCTCATGGGCCGCATAAGTCTGGCCAGAACAAGAGATTTCATCCAATTCTCCCTCTACGGTCATTAAGGCTGTCTTTTTAATTTTTTCAGGACGGATTAAATAACCCCGCCAAGTTAGCAATCCCTTGGGTAAAAGGTGCTCTTTAAAAGCGATGCGAATACTATCAAGATAATAATCAGCCGGCATATCCAGCACAGCACGGTATTCATCATAAAACTTGGTATGGGCTTCTGCCCCTTCTCGATCCCCTTGGATTAGCTTCTTAAATAAATTAAAGTTTGCCTCTTGATGGCGCTGAACATTTAAACTCATAAACCCTTGGAGCATCAAAAAGCCTGGACAAACTTCCCGCCCAGCCCCTACATAGGAACCTGGCACTTTACTAATTAAATTATTTTTAAACCACAGCATGGAATGGTCTTCAGCAAACTGATTGACTGGCCCTGGATTAACACGCGTATCAATCGGCCCCCCCATCAAGGTCATCGTGCGTGGCTGACACGGCTCATTATACTCTGCCAATAATGAAACCGTTGACAAGACAGGAACGGCAGGTTGACACACAGCAATGATATGTAAATCTTTACCCAGATGTCTTATGAAATCCAAAAGATAATCAATATATGTCTGAAAATTAAATTTTCCCTCTTTCAATGGAACATCTCTCGCATTATGCCAATCCGTAATATAAACTTCATGATGCGGTAACATGGCTTTTACAGTATCCCTGAGGAGAGTGGCAAAATGCCCCGATAAGGGTGCACAAATTAATACTTTGGGGTCTTTAAAATTAACCACCCCTTCTTCCCGTTGACGTTGAAAATACCGCAAGGTACAAAATGGCTTGACCATGATTTTCTTTTCAACAACCTTTAAAACTTCATTATGGCGAACTGTTTGAGAAAGGCCAAATTGAGGCTGATCAAAAGTCATTGCCGATCGACCAATGATTTGCGATGAGGCTGATAAAATTTTAGAATATGAATCCGCTTCGGTTGGCATGGCTGAGGCAAACATCCCGACAGCATCTGACCACATCTTGGTCGGCATCATGGCCACGTTTTTGAATTCATTTAAATGGTACAGCATTAATCGACTTTCCTGGATAGTATTCCGATCGTAGCTGATAGAGTCTTAAGATTTTCTAAAGAAGTGGTGATTTATTCAGGATAATATAAACGATTGGCTGGAACACTGACAATTTGTCGTTCAGGATATCTTAAGGCCGTTAATCGTCCTCCAAAGACACAGCCTGTGTCAAGATTAAGGGTGTTATTAAGGAAGACTGACTCCTCGACAACCGTATGGCCATACACAACCAAAGCTTCCCCCTCATAGTCTTGTGCCCAATTATAACGAAGGGGCTGCCCCTTTTCATCCGTTCCCAGCGACCGGCCATACAAACAAAAAGCCCTAATTTTGGGAGAATACTGACCAATATATTTTTTTTGAATACCCGCATGACAGATAATAAGTCGTCCCTGATCCAACACAAGATAATAAGGTAACTGATCAATGAATGAAATAATTTGTTCTAGAAACTCTGGAGAGGCTTCGCGCAGCTGATCTAAGGTAACCTCCAAACCGTTGGTAATTTGGACATCTTTTCCCTGCAATTTACGCTTGAGCTTATCATCATGATTCCCACAAACGCATAAAGCTTTGCCTTGCAAGACAGCCTCCCTAACCAGCCTTAAAACGCCTGGCGAATCTGGGCCCCGATCAACGAGATCACCAACAAACACAAGTATTCTGTTAGGAGGAGCCTTGGAAATGACGCCTTTTTCTAAATCAATGGAATAACCTAGTTTTTTCAATAACGCAATCAGTTCATCCAGGCACCCATGAACATCGCCAATAATATCAAAATTAACTGGTGTATTACTGCTCATAAAACCTCTTCGTGGTCTTTCAAAAAATACATCAGGTCACAAAATTATCACACACTAAGCTAGAAACTCAAGGATTGGCTCAAGAAGGAAAACTCTAAGCAACCACGCTGGAGTTTAGATAAAAGGGTAAGATGTGAAAACACCCTACCCTTTTTTATAATTCAATTAGCTTTTATGCATCAAACTGCAGCAAAAGATATTTATTTTGCTTGGTGGCAGCTTTGGTCGTTGTCTGATCCTGGAATTTTAGTCTGTTCATTGGTCCGACGCCATTCTGAAGTCCGGCCCAGCAACTTAATACCGACATACCCTCTCAAGTCCACTTGATTATTGTTCGGCATCTCCATCGAACCGCTGTATGTCTTTCCTTCTTTTGGATCGCGAACGGTTCCATCCTCCCAAGAATTTTCATCCGCAGGCTTAAAACCCTTAATAATCTCTAGGCCGAGTGTTGCCTGTTTCGTTTCCTCATCAACCTTTGGTTTGCCATCGCGACACTTTTCTTTAAGGTCAACAATTTTGCCACATAACTTATCGCCACACTTATAAATATGAACTTTTGCATCATTATTTTCTGTCAACCAATATCCTTCTGGATTAAAGATTGCCCAGGATGCCCCCATCATTATTAAAGAAAGGAGGGTTACTTTTTTCATGGATAGATCTCCCTAAATTTCTAAATGACTCTTTCTAATCACTTAGCTCTTCTACACAATAAAAAACCCGGGGTTCCCCGGGTTTTTACCTAAGCCCTGATTAGAACTTATAGTTGAATTGAACAGAAACCAAATCAACACGGTTTTTAACTTTACCAACCAACGATCCCTTAAGACCTTGGTTAGTTAAATTAATCTTACCTTTTTCAAAGAATTCATGACCATAACTGAGCGTCATGGCAAGATTCTTACCCATATTATAGGTGGTACCAATCGCGATCCAATGCTTGTTTGTATCGGGAATACTGACAACACGCGTTGCATTCCGAGATGGAGATTTGTCATATCCATAACCCGTGCGGAAAGTCCAGTTTTCGTTTATTTTGTAGCTGGCACCAAGGCTAAAGAACCAGGTATTTTTCCATTTTAATGGAATAATATCCTGACTATTTTGAGGAGAGAAACTACTGATAGAAATCTCTTTAACAACATCCCACTTAGTATAAATTACATCCATATAAGCGGTTAAGCTATTGGTTAAATCATAAGAAGTGCTGAGAGAAAATGTGTGAGGGAAGTGAACTTTGGCCTTAGCTTTGAATTCAGAGCTAAGAACGCCTGTCAATGTACCAAGTTGCCCTTGACCATCCAAGTTCGCGGTCATTTGAGATTTATAAGATAAACCCACTTTCCAGGCTTTGGTCACTTGAGAGAACAATCCAGCCGTCCAACCCATTGCCCAATCATTCCCAGATACAAGACTATATAAAGGAGAAAGAGGCGTCAGTGCTGCTTTTCTAGCAAGGTCAACTTTTGTATATTGCATCTGCAAACCAGCACCAAAGGTCAAAGAATCAATAATTTTTAATGCAATCGAAGGAACCACATTAATGGTTGTCATTTCGGCGCGCGTTGCATGCCCTCTTACAACTGACTCATTCCCATAATTAAATTTCAAGCCAAACGGCGCATGAACCATCAATCCAACTTTAACACGCTCGTGAGCATTCGCAATAACACCAAAGGATGGAACAGCAACTTTTTTAGCTGCATTACGAGTATTTCCCGTCGTTGAAAAAGCTGCAGGTGTTGATGTTTGGGCTGCTCCCTTAAACTTTGTTAAGCCAAAAACACCTGTAAAATGACCAGCAACTTGGTGAGTTGTGTTTTGAATCATGGCAGCTGGGTTGGCGTAAATTGCCAACGCATCATCGCTAACACCACTACCGGCCGCGGCCATACCAGCAGACAAACCGCTGTGTAGTTTAATCGCATATCCCCCAGCCATTGCGGAAGAACCGGCGCATATTGTGCTCAGAGCAACAATAACTTTTGAAGTTTTTGAGACCATCTATATAACTTTCCTATTTGAATAAAACTCACATTACCACTTTAGGTAAAATTTTCTTTAATTTAAACAAGCTTTTTAGTCATATAAATTTTTTTTATGAAACTGTTGCAAAAAAACCTTTGTTATTTGCTAATGATTATGATACAAAATGTACATGTGATCCCCGATAGCTCAGTCGGTAGAGCAAGTGGCTGTTAACCACTGGGTCGGCGGTTCGAGTCCGTCTCGGGGAGCCACATCTTTCAAAAAATATCCCCTGAAAATTATAATTCTTGTTTTTTTATGTAAAGACTTAAACTCCCCCATTTAGAGCTTTAATTGTGGAAAATGAGGATCATCAATTTAGCATAAACTCTTGCTACCATTCTCGATCCAGTAAAAGAACCTCATTGCCAGACCGAAGAAATAAACTCTTTTCATCAAATTCTGAGATCAACAATTCTTTAATTGTATTGATCTGCGTTTGAATGTCATCTGGCACGTCACCCTTATGGGCAATCTGGGATAAGATCATCATAAACCATGAAATATCATAAGCTTTAGTGGTTTCGAAATATAAGCCGTCTAAATCGCCTGTTTCAATTTTTTGATAAATATGCTGAATTTTTTCATTATGATTAAAACAGGGAAAAATTCTTCGATGGGTGTGCATTCTCTTCATCAAAACATAAATCTCTGTTGCAATTTTAGGAGGAACATCTTTTTCCCGACGCAACAGTGTTCCGGGGGGAATGGGAGCAAAAAAACAATAGGTATGACGCCATAAGGACCAGAAATCAGCAACACCAGCTTCTTCGGGTTTTATGAATGTAACTTCCTCTCCTCTATGAGTAATACCTCGTCCAAAAAGCACATGCTCCTTACCAAATGGTAAAACAGGCAAAGCAAAACTTTTAGATTCAAAACGAGCATCAAAACCATAATGAGTCAACTGCCTGCCCGAAAAATGACTGGATTGACCTAATCTATTGTATCCAATATTGCTACCCCAAATCGTATAAATCCCATTGTTGAGATCAGAGGGCTGCTCTACGTGGGCGCAAAACAGCACTAATCGTTCCAAGTAATCATGAATTTTTTTATCTTTATCCTGGATTATTATAGCCCCGCGATTAAATTTATCTCCCCGTTGCCAAGACAGCTGAACGAGCGCCCAAATAATACTAACAAACGTTTCCACACGAGCCTGAATCTTCTCATCTGTGGCAGCGGAGGAAGACAAATAAATATAGCCACCCATCCATTCTAAAAAATTAGTTAAGGTAACGCCATTTTTAAAATAATAGGGGTTATGCCGATTATAGTTCCTAAATATTGTCAAATCGTGGCTATTTGCTCGATCATTTCCTAAGGAAATATCCGATAGCTTTTCATACCCCTTTTTAATCAATGACTCCACATCTTGTGGATATAAGGTGCTTGCATGCCCAAGCTCATAACTCACCGTATTGGTTGATTCATTAATTTGGTACTCACAAAGCTCGCCCCTACTTGCAGGCATTGCATCAAACCCTACCCCAGGATTCATCAAGCCGATTACCCATAGAGATAATAATAAAATTACCTTTTTACATATATTTACTTTTGTCATAAACCATCTTTCCGGATAAATCTTTAATAAATGGTAACTACTCTATGACAGATCAACAATAATATTTTTTAGATAATTTTATATAAAATAAATTATATCAACGATGCTGGGAAGGATAAGTAAGAGAGGATAGAAATAAAAACTTTTAGCAATTAATGGCGTGTCTAAATCTTTACTTTCCGCACTTTTGCTTAAGAAGATGATGATGGCGATCCTTTTAAAGAGTTTTGACACTCCTCGTTAATATGATAACCCCTCCAATTTTTTATTGTGATAAAAATTGACGTTCCCATACTTAAAAAACTTAAGCTTCCCAAAACAATTCCAAGCCCTAAGGGGGAAATAGGCAGGAGGCTGGCTAACAAGCTTCCCACTATCCCAGATCCAATTTGAATGGTGCCTATGATAGCCGATGACATCCCCGCTCTGTGAGGAAAAATATCCAGAGCAGCAGCAGAGGCATTAGCTACAGCTAGGGCCGAAGCACTATAAAAACAAAAATGATACAGAATTATTAAATAAGGCTGTTCCTGCAACAAAAAACATAAGCATACGTAAATACCACTCACCAAGACACAGGAGAGGCTCCCTCTTAAAATACCCCGATGACAGCCCCAACGCTTTGCCATAAAGCGAGCCAAACCAAAACCAGTTAAATTTCCCGAAGCACCCGCAATCCCTACATACCCATACTCTTGGGGAGACCAGCCAAAAAATGAAATAAAAATATAAGGAGAAAGCGTTACATAACAAAAGATTGTACTCATTTGCATCGCTATAATAAAGCATAGTGTTCGATAATAAGAATCGTGGAAGAAGAGCCCATAGTTTTTAAAAAGAGTAAACCCTTGAGTTATTTTTTTGCTTGTCTCAAATGTTTCGGGAAGCCGCCACCAAACCATTAATGCAATAGCAATTCCAAACACCATAAGAAAGTAAAATTTTTTTTCCCATCCAAAATGATATTCTATAAACCCGCCTAGCATGGGAGCAATCCCAGGAGAAAGGGAAACGATCATCATAATGGTCGATGAAAAACGGGTAAGACTGGAACCTTCATAAAGATCTCGACCCATCGCTCTTGCAATTAAAGATCCGGCACTCACTGAAATACCGAGGAAAAATAACCCCAGCTGCAATTGAAGGATGGTTTGACAGTGTGCACACCAAAAACTGGCAAGGATAAAAAGTAAAATACCCCCTTTTGCAACAATAAGACGCCCTACTCGATCCGAAAAAGGCCCTAAAAGGAGATGCCCCAAGGAGGATCCTAAAAAAAACATGAAAAGAGTTAACTGAACAGCTTTTTCAGAAGTGCCCAAAGCTTTTCCAATAGCAGGCAAAGACGGCAAATAAAGAGAAATCGAAAAAATACCCAAACATGATAATAGACATAAAATAGAGATAAATAACCACGAGGATGGAAGTGGTGTCATAAATTTAGGCTCTACTTCTGGTGTTAACCCAATTGAGACCTCAAAGTGTAATCCTATATATACACCCCTCTATCTTTTTATTCTAATCTTTTATTCGTGCCCTTTTAAAAAATAAAATGATTAGCGGAAACTATAATTCGCCTCTTTCTTTCCAAATGTTAGTTAATAAGGGCTGGACTATGGACAAAATATACATTTTTTTGTTAAATTACATAAAAAACATAAGTATTCTAATTTTTACTCTGCTCTATTTACAGTTAGAGAACCTATCGATGAATCCTAAAGTACAAAATCATATTAAATTATTGA is a genomic window of Candidatus Paracaedibacter acanthamoebae containing:
- a CDS encoding polyhydroxyalkanoate depolymerase is translated as MLYHLNEFKNVAMMPTKMWSDAVGMFASAMPTEADSYSKILSASSQIIGRSAMTFDQPQFGLSQTVRHNEVLKVVEKKIMVKPFCTLRYFQRQREEGVVNFKDPKVLICAPLSGHFATLLRDTVKAMLPHHEVYITDWHNARDVPLKEGKFNFQTYIDYLLDFIRHLGKDLHIIAVCQPAVPVLSTVSLLAEYNEPCQPRTMTLMGGPIDTRVNPGPVNQFAEDHSMLWFKNNLISKVPGSYVGAGREVCPGFLMLQGFMSLNVQRHQEANFNLFKKLIQGDREGAEAHTKFYDEYRAVLDMPADYYLDSIRIAFKEHLLPKGLLTWRGYLIRPEKIKKTALMTVEGELDEISCSGQTYAAHELCSKLPDTMRSHYLQLGTGHYGIFNGRRWREEIQPLISLFIREHDRYH
- a CDS encoding ATP-binding protein, whose translation is MLLPSFKSSLNIINVLFFLSTLIPSLLAASEDKRDQAPLSSSSQKTLSASAQGEMASLITGRLWGIREQEIDYLFKTCKDLVCIIDDKGYFQRLNAQGANILGWEMAELLEKPFLDLVHPKHMIKTREYLHGKHPSVMVNKVLRKGGGYCWLDWIALPDLSEPNSLGHPILLARDITLQKISEKKTRKALKISAQGLKDYNKILNTVISIQANWTREILGGPLEEGKSLQSVLKNLLRLSQSEFAFLGYFKNTAISAELLDPIFCLSPQASPAIRKFFSKLGKEDQTSLHPFKGMFERILRTNQQFIQTKTTALNKLEVPSLQTFIGLPLWCEEKVIGVIGLVNAPLVYCSSAVMELQPLTRLASRIAHERRLYKEAETQRLHYFQALKAASDAKTKFISHISHEIRNPLTGIIGLLDLISEDPLNPENSEYIKGAQSASLTALSLLNDTLDIAKIEAGQFKLESIEFNPFRLAQEVVQPFFLQAKKKGIDLNLMIASEIPDHLTGDPTRLRQIFCNLLGNALKFTEHGTISVALKPGKRDQASLGVNKNEFILCGSVKDTGIGISFEAQQHLFHPFSQADTSMSRRFGGTGLGLSIVKNLCELMGGTIYIKSQPQKGSTFKFQVILHHPQRLFSPPLLASPESIDLHDKRVLLAEDNLINQTVIKTILSRKGCLVTVVDSGIKAIEAVRQGAFDLVLMDGLMPDMNGREATIHIRRLFSKKELPIIAVTASALQKEEEEFFEAGVNGYVAKPLQAKTLISEISKCLTLT
- a CDS encoding metallophosphoesterase, translating into MSSNTPVNFDIIGDVHGCLDELIALLKKLGYSIDLEKGVISKAPPNRILVFVGDLVDRGPDSPGVLRLVREAVLQGKALCVCGNHDDKLKRKLQGKDVQITNGLEVTLDQLREASPEFLEQIISFIDQLPYYLVLDQGRLIICHAGIQKKYIGQYSPKIRAFCLYGRSLGTDEKGQPLRYNWAQDYEGEALVVYGHTVVEESVFLNNTLNLDTGCVFGGRLTALRYPERQIVSVPANRLYYPE
- a CDS encoding Bcr/CflA family efflux MFS transporter, which codes for MTPLPSSWLFISILCLLSCLGIFSISLYLPSLPAIGKALGTSEKAVQLTLFMFFLGSSLGHLLLGPFSDRVGRLIVAKGGILLFILASFWCAHCQTILQLQLGLFFLGISVSAGSLIARAMGRDLYEGSSLTRFSSTIMMIVSLSPGIAPMLGGFIEYHFGWEKKFYFLMVFGIAIALMVWWRLPETFETSKKITQGFTLFKNYGLFFHDSYYRTLCFIIAMQMSTIFCYVTLSPYIFISFFGWSPQEYGYVGIAGASGNLTGFGLARFMAKRWGCHRGILRGSLSCVLVSGIYVCLCFLLQEQPYLIILYHFCFYSASALAVANASAAALDIFPHRAGMSSAIIGTIQIGSGIVGSLLASLLPISPLGLGIVLGSLSFLSMGTSIFITIKNWRGYHINEECQNSLKGSPSSSS
- a CDS encoding DUF2147 domain-containing protein; translation: MKKVTLLSLIMMGASWAIFNPEGYWLTENNDAKVHIYKCGDKLCGKIVDLKEKCRDGKPKVDEETKQATLGLEIIKGFKPADENSWEDGTVRDPKEGKTYSGSMEMPNNNQVDLRGYVGIKLLGRTSEWRRTNEQTKIPGSDNDQSCHQAK
- a CDS encoding OmpP1/FadL family transporter; translated protein: MVSKTSKVIVALSTICAGSSAMAGGYAIKLHSGLSAGMAAAGSGVSDDALAIYANPAAMIQNTTHQVAGHFTGVFGLTKFKGAAQTSTPAAFSTTGNTRNAAKKVAVPSFGVIANAHERVKVGLMVHAPFGLKFNYGNESVVRGHATRAEMTTINVVPSIALKIIDSLTFGAGLQMQYTKVDLARKAALTPLSPLYSLVSGNDWAMGWTAGLFSQVTKAWKVGLSYKSQMTANLDGQGQLGTLTGVLSSEFKAKAKVHFPHTFSLSTSYDLTNSLTAYMDVIYTKWDVVKEISISSFSPQNSQDIIPLKWKNTWFFSLGASYKINENWTFRTGYGYDKSPSRNATRVVSIPDTNKHWIAIGTTYNMGKNLAMTLSYGHEFFEKGKINLTNQGLKGSLVGKVKNRVDLVSVQFNYKF